A genomic window from Centroberyx gerrardi isolate f3 chromosome 14, fCenGer3.hap1.cur.20231027, whole genome shotgun sequence includes:
- the tmem81 gene encoding transmembrane protein 81, with the protein MFVVTRELETEETEEVRAEVIVSSSPCSATCGLGVKTQTLCFLKEGNTGMEVGEKRMDGGIEEEEEVTRECRGRKVKCLESPRCGLRTVTVTTGERLEIDCLGEVMEAMGRYSWRVSWRLARGIISSDDSLFARWEAPQLDRVVLDPVREEDAGTYRCDVQDAALRRVKRAYWGVRVLPRGVLDLDYDSSLALWHWTGNYQNRTVVSGQQLRYRTFCIMVLTSVCLSGAAAGSILLGLNWLVMKRGRRRRRADAVEGGGTQGRIVVLMTDTEGEKESPGSSAAAEGSGA; encoded by the exons ATGtttgtggtaaccagggagctg gagacggaggagacGGAGGAAGTGCGGGCGGAGGTGATCGTCAGCAGCTCGCCCTGCAGCGCCACCTGTGGGCTGGGGGTGAAGACTCAGACACTGTGCTTTCTAAAAGAAGGCAACACAGGGATGGAAGTAGGAgaaaaaaggatggatggaggaattgaagaagaagaggag GTGACAAGGGAGTGCCGCGGTCGTAAGGTGAAGTGTCTGGAGTCGCCGCGGTGTGGACTCAGGACGGTTACCGTGACGACgggagagagactggagatAGACTGTCTGGGAGAAGTCATGGAGGCTATGGGAAGATACTCCTGGAG gGTGTCATGGCGTTTGGCCCGTGGAATAATCAGCTCAGATGATTCTCTGTTTGCTCGCTGGGAAGCTCCTCAGCTGGACCGAGTGGTGCTGGAcccagtcagagaggaggacgcag GAACATACCGCTGTGATGTGCAGGACGCCGCCCTCCGCAGGGTCAAGAGGGCGTACTGGGGGGTCCGGGTTTTGCCCCGGGGGGTTCTGGATCTGGACTACGACAGCTCTCTGGCCCTCTGGCACTGGACCGGGAACTACCAGAACCGGACCGTGGTGTCAGGCCAGCAGCTCCGCTACAGGACCTTCTGCATCATG GTGTTGACTAGCGTCTGCCTGTCGGGCGCTGCGGCCGGGTCGATCCTCCTGGGCCTCAACTGGCTggtgatgaagagagggaggaggcgcCGGAGAGCGGATGCGGTTGAAGGAGGAGGAACGCAGGGGAGGATCGTTGTTCTGATGACGGAtactgaaggagagaaagagtcgCCCGGCTCATCTGCAGCTGCAGAGGGCAGCGGTGCATGA